In Sphaerisporangium krabiense, the DNA window ATGGCGTGCGCCACGAGGGCGAGGAAGACAGCGGGAAGCATGAAGAGGGCGCCGATTCCTGCGAGCTTCCAGGAGCCGTACCAGACGGCTGCGAGGAAGATGAGCCATGCGCCGCCCGTTATCCACAGTGCGTAGCTGCTGTAGCTGCTCGCCTTCCTGTGGATCTTCGCGATCTGTTCAGGGGACAAGTCGCTCATGAGGGACTCTCCGAGGGGTGAGAGATCGGGCACGAGAAGTGTGGTTCCCGCAAGCTACCGGTGGGTTCAGGCAGCGAGCGAGAGCGCCGGCCGCACCAGCGGACGCCACAGCCACGCCGAGGAGTGCAGGGCGTACCGCAGGGCGTCGCAGGAGTGGTCGTCGACCTTCAGGGGCTTGTCCTCACCCTTCTCGGCGGCCTTGTCGTCCCACGAGTACCCGGGCAGCTCGGCGAGGAGGCCCTCGCATGAGTGGTGGATGCGGAGCTGGTCGGCGCCGAGGAGGGTGGAGACGGTGCGGATGCCGTCGATGACGCTGTTGTTGGCAGCCGAGACGCTGGGCACCTTGTCCGACCAGAGCTGCGTCATGAACGAGGCGGCCGAGGGGTCGACGTAGATGCGCTCGGGCTGGATGCCGCGGGTCTTGCCCTGTTCCCGCGGGCGCTCGACGAGGGCGAGCCATGCGCGCAGCTCGCGCGAGTATTCGCCGTCGGTCAACTGCCGGCGGGCGGTGCGCGAGTCGTGCCGGTACTCGGCGACGACGTGCAGGCGGCGGTCTTCGCCGAGGCCGACGGCGAGCGCGGCGAAGGGGTTGACGGTGCCGTAGTCGATGCCGAGGGAGAACCATCGGTCGATAGCGGGCAGGTCGTCTGTGACGTGGTGCTGGTCGTCGAACATCTCGTAGATGGCGCCCTCGGCGAGGCACCAGGCGCCTTCGATGAAGCGGCGGTACCAGAGGCCCACGTACTGGGCCTTGAGCCGGGCGATGTACGACGGTTCGAGACTTGGGTTGTCGTCGAGGCTGAAGTGCCAGTGCCGCATGCCGATCTCGGCGGCGCGGGCGATGAAGTCCCGCTTCAACCAGTGCCCGGGGCCGTCGGGGTTGGTGGTGGCCAGCATCTTGGCGCCGGGGACGCGCAGGCGGGACAGGAGCATCATCCAGAACGACTGTGGCAGCAGCGTGGCCTCGTCGACGTAGGCGAGGCCGATGGTGGCCCCGCGGATGCGTCCTTCGGCGCGGGCGTCGGCGGCGCCGATGAGGTGCACGGTGCGGCCGAGGATGACGGCGGTCGTCGACCCGGTGGTGTGGTGGATCTGGCCGGCGAGCATGCCGAACAGGTGGCTGCTCTGCAACGGGTCGATGATGTTGCGCTCGATGGTCTGGAGGGTGCGGCCGACGATGACGACGAGGCCGTGGTCGGGCGCGGCGAGAAGCGCGATCAGGAAGGCCAGCAGCGAGGCGATCGTCTTGCCCGAGGAGACCGCGCCGGACCACAGGGCGATCTGTGGTGTGGTCTGCGCGCCGACCACGGAGCGGATCTGCTTGGGCGACAGGACTCGGGTAACGGCGTCAAGAAGCATCGGCGGGCGGTGGTTCGTCGAGGGCGTTGGCGGCGACGTCGAGGGCGGCGGCGAGGGCGCCGAGCATGCTGCGTGCCTGCGCGGCCCCGTTGTCGGTGTCGAGCTTGACGAGCTGGGCGTGCTTGTCGACGGCGATGCCGAGCGAGGTGTAGGCGGCCTGGACGTCGCGTAGCGGCGGGAGAGCGAGGTCGACGACCTCGGCGCCGTCGCGCCCGTTGGTCACGACCTGGTAGGCGGACCAGGCGCGCTCACGCAGCCGCTGGACGTCGTCGAGGAGCTGCTCGGACAGCTCGGCGCGGCGCGCCCTCATATCGGCGACGCGCGCCCGCGTGGCGCTTTCGGTCTGCGCGCGCGAGAAGGCGTCGCGAATGCCGTTGTCGCTGGCGATCTTTCGGACGGTG includes these proteins:
- a CDS encoding PBSX family phage terminase large subunit, whose protein sequence is MLLDAVTRVLSPKQIRSVVGAQTTPQIALWSGAVSSGKTIASLLAFLIALLAAPDHGLVVIVGRTLQTIERNIIDPLQSSHLFGMLAGQIHHTTGSTTAVILGRTVHLIGAADARAEGRIRGATIGLAYVDEATLLPQSFWMMLLSRLRVPGAKMLATTNPDGPGHWLKRDFIARAAEIGMRHWHFSLDDNPSLEPSYIARLKAQYVGLWYRRFIEGAWCLAEGAIYEMFDDQHHVTDDLPAIDRWFSLGIDYGTVNPFAALAVGLGEDRRLHVVAEYRHDSRTARRQLTDGEYSRELRAWLALVERPREQGKTRGIQPERIYVDPSAASFMTQLWSDKVPSVSAANNSVIDGIRTVSTLLGADQLRIHHSCEGLLAELPGYSWDDKAAEKGEDKPLKVDDHSCDALRYALHSSAWLWRPLVRPALSLAA